Proteins encoded in a region of the Anopheles ziemanni chromosome 2, idAnoZiCoDA_A2_x.2, whole genome shotgun sequence genome:
- the LOC131294387 gene encoding cuticle protein 19.8-like, producing MFKILALLACLAVAVFAQYPGHGHEHKEHYAHPKYKFEYGVKDPHTGDHKTQWEVRDGDVVKGQYTLHEADGTERVVDYKSDAHNGFEADVKKVGHAHHPQHYASHPAPAPAPAHYGHGHGSGASYVNPGISCTSTVPSFTFPSAAAAIKLTMFKIVAVVACLAVVASAQYYSGGEHGLSGYGGHHHEEPKDYYAYPKYKFEYGVKDPHTGDHKSQWEVRDGDVVKGQYSLQEPDGTERVVEYKSDKHSGFEAVVKKVGHAHHPQVYGGHH from the exons atgTTCAAG ATTCTAGCCCTTCTTGCCTGCCTGGCCGTCGCCGTCTTCGCTCAGTATCCCGGCCATGGACACGAGCACAAGGAACACTATGCGCACCCGAAGTACAAGTTCGAGTACGGCGTGAAGGACCCCCACACCGGAGACCACAAGACCCAGTGGGAAGTCCGGGACGGTGACGTCGTCAAGGGACAGTACACCCTGCACGAAGCCGATGGAACCGAGCGCGTGGTCGACTACAAATCCGATGCCCACAACGGTTTCGAGGCCGACGTCAAGAAGGTTGGACATGCTCATCATCCGCAGCACTACGCCAGCCATCCTGCGCCAGCACCTGCCCCGGCACACTACGGACATGGACACGGCTCGGGTGCCAGCTACGTCAAC CCAGGTATCAGTTGCACGTCAACCGTTCCATCGTTCACATttccttcagcagcagcagcaatcaaGCTAACAATGTTCAAG atcgtcgccgtcgtcgcctGCCTGGCCGTGGTTGCTTCCGCCCAGTACTACAGCGGGGGAGAGCATGGGCTCAGCGGATACGGTGGCCATCACCACGAGGAGCCGAAGGACTACTACGCGTACCCGAAGTACAAGTTCGAGTACGGCGTGAAGGACCCGCACACCGGTGACCACAAGAGCCAGTGGGAAGTCCGGGACGGGGATGTCGTCAAGGGCCAGTACTCGCTGCAGGAGCCGGACGGCACGGAGCGCGTCGTGGAGTACAAGTCGGACAAGCACAGTGGCTTCGAGGCTGTCGTGAAGAAGGTTGGACATGCGCACCACCCGCAGGTGTACGGTGGACACCACTAA
- the LOC131294386 gene encoding uncharacterized protein LOC131294386 has product MLRFVSAIAILAATAVQSAPVEPAQYAFVTKHHHVPEHHHVLEQVHHVPAEPQLAVHYPVELLQEQEHHQYHQEPQLVLANDKYLGAAHEYHEAPATSYAEGNDYSSLYGGKHGSHLYDNYQYGQQEVGYAKKYDEYNAYPKYSFEYGVDDPHTGDHKKQWEFRDGDVVKGGYMLKEADGTTRVVEYTSDDHNGFNAVVKKFGHAHHPEPKQHNAYGYIGNYAGAYATGDYYGKGATSYAKVWKQH; this is encoded by the exons ATGCTGCGA TTTGTTTCCGCCATCGCCATCCTGGCAGCGACTGCCGTCCAGTCGGCCCCTGTCGAACCGGCCCAGTATGCCTTCGTAACCAAGCACCACCACGTGCCGGAGCACCATCACGTCCTCGAGCAGGTGCACCACGTCCCGGCGGAGCCCCAGCTGGCCGTCCACTACCCAGTCGAGCTGCTGCAAGAGCAGGAACATCATCAGTATCATCAGGAGCCGCAGCTCGTCCTGGCCAACGACAAGTATCTGGGAGCTGCTCACGAGTACCACGAGGCTCCGGCCACCAGCTACGCCGAAGGCAACGACTACAGCAGCCTGTATGGTGGCAAGCATGGTTCTCATCTGTACGACAACTACCAGTACGGTCAGCAGGAGGTGGGCTACGCCAAGAAGTACGACGAGTACAACGCATATCCGAAGTACAGCTTCGAGTACGGCGTCGACGACCCGCACACCGGTGACCACAAGAAGCAGTGGGAATTCCGCGACGGTGATGTTGTGAAAG GTGGATACATGCTGAAGGAAGCCGACGGAACTACGCGCGTCGTCGAGTACACCTCGGATGACCACAACGGTTTCAATGCGGTCGTGAAGAAGTTTGGCCATGCGCACCATCCCGAACCGAAGCAGCACAACGCCTACGGCTACATCGGCAACTATGCCGGAGCGTACGCGACCGGAGACTACTACGGCAAGGGCGCCACCAGCTACGCCAAGGTCTGGAAGCAGCACTAA